One Stigmatopora argus isolate UIUO_Sarg chromosome 12, RoL_Sarg_1.0, whole genome shotgun sequence genomic window carries:
- the fuz gene encoding protein fuzzy homolog, whose protein sequence is MTHQDASIQLVCLTASSGVPLFTRGGSRQLPFSIIGSLNGVHMFGSGQNVALSGCESHGGGSVAWRLFQDSVMLMAVSAGGGKRFHLRRLLDNVWSCMVMVLGQDELTNARNVERLKRDLRSCFGLIDELLDEERRPGVLGHLTHCADCLLPPDPAPLHEALRGFAQAAESEFGCLMIGGRVAAATEMWWRLAPQEIVLLSALTRVLSDSAAASCDCPVFLPRGSPTVAHRLLRFRLLPGIEVCVLCGPTPSLRHVESDLLGRFWSPLADSLRGCLAAGERRRLPPSVSLRPDVLAFLLVNRENRRSVSGAWTGGDATSPSGTRRWELLKRFYIFCVTRYFKRDGPEADQEEGDAEDFVHGFSSHQPFQCYLVSDECKSFALQTPEHQLFLLAPLTAPTFALGSIGTQTLESIITATGF, encoded by the coding sequence ATGACACATCAGGACGCATCCATCCAGCTCGTGTGCCTGACCGCCAGCAGCGGGGTCCCCCTATTCACCAGGGGGGGCTCCCGGCAGCTCCCCTTCTCCATCATCGGCTCCCTCAACGGCGTCCACATGTTCGGAAGCGGACAAAACGTGGCCTTATCCGGCTGCGAGAGCCACGGCGGCGGCAGCGTGGCGTGGCGCCTTTTCCAAGACAGCGTCATGCTCATGGCGGTGAGCGCCGGCGGAGGGAAGCGCTTTCACCTCCGGCGCCTCCTGGACAACGTGTGGAGCTGCATGGTGATGGTCCTCGGCCAGGACGAGCTGACCAACGCCAGGAACGTGGAGCGCCTCAAGAGGGACCTGCGCTCCTGCTTCGGACTCATCGACGAGCTCCTGGACGAGGAGCGGCGCCCCGGCGTGCTTGGCCACCTCACGCACTGCGCCGACTGCCTGCTGCCCCCCGACCCGGCCCCCCTCCACGAGGCCCTACGGGGTTTCGCCCAAGCCGCCGAGAGCGAGTTCGGCTGCCTGATGATCGGCGGCCGCGTGGCCGCCGCCACGGAGATGTGGTGGCGCCTGGCCCCGCAGGAAATAGTCCTACTCTCGGCCCTGACCCGAGTCCTCTCCGACTCGGCCGCCGCCTCCTGCGACTGCCCCGTCTTCCTCCCTCGGGGGAGCCCCACCGTAGCCCACCGCCTCCTCCGCTTCCGGCTGCTCCCGGGAATCGAGGTGTGCGTGCTGTGCGGACCCACGCCGTCCCTCCGCCACGTCGAAAGCGACCTCCTGGGACGCTTCTGGTCGCCCTTGGCCGACTCGTTGAGGGGTTGCCTGGCCGCGGGAGAACGCCGCCGCCTCCCCCCGTCCGTCTCCCTCCGCCCCGACGTGCTGGCCTTCCTCCTGGTCAACCGCGAGAACCGCCGATCCGTCTCCGGCGCTTGGACCGGAGGCGACGCCACCTCGCCGTCCGGGACGCGGCGCTGGGAGCTTCTCAAACGCTTCTACATTTTCTGCGTGACGCGATACTTCAAGCGGGATGGACCCGAGGCGGACCAGGAGGAAGGGGACGCCGAGGACTTTGTCCACGGATTCTCCTCCCACCAGCCGTTTCAGTGCTATCTGGTCTCCGACGAGTGCAAAAGTTTTGCCCTACAGACGCCGGAGCATCAACTTTTTCTCCTGGCGCCGCTCACGGCGCCCACGTTTGCCCTCGGAAGTATCGGGACGCAAACTCTCGAGAGTATTATTACTGCTACCGGTTTCTGA
- the ssx2ipa gene encoding synovial sarcoma, X breakpoint 2 interacting protein a → MGEWWTTMPTDSAMGYDDICTSLSAISPSRNNTLASVQPSFRNSCNLARIFCTDDNVPGCISYINQELSFLGLSPYMETSSAGIAGLNAVPALNGAFEILQIHRRTMTAFEELEREHLKKSSSLDNLQSSNSRLRDQLELSIREKLGLHETERQLQLKIKTLQSCLKTEKEEVQKLQSMVASRASQYSHDAKRKERESGKLKERLSQLLVDRKEKRLAIEMLNSLGRADGKRSHWKTTKVTTSHEGQMYKSMLRDYEASRLSLMEENAELKKVLQQMKKEMIHILSPCQAPRRGADISQEMLDSDGEKTADSSGEILDLSCDQAREQLTNSIRQQWRKLRSHVEKMDHQIHNRADSDREVILRETHEDEMEKMRREVQQCKEFIHAQQQLLQQQLDESLDHETAELLNGGYTLEEKERLKEEWRLFEEQKRNFARERKYFTEAAIRLGREKKVFEEDRASWLKSQFLNMTPFTDRSRCSSTDGFGALSIRSEPERRTPSSKRQTSKSSNCTPFSTPKAAWTPRDAAPPSTAELYRTLRLIPDCSPAGFLNRGQRRERASIAGDVRDAQVVDKNPVHMEDLSIFSLGDVDNVLT, encoded by the exons ATGGGAGAGTGGTGGACAACCATGCCAACAGACTCAGCCATGG GATACGACGACATCTGCACGTCACTCTCGGCGATTTCTCCATCGAGGAACAACACTTTGGCGTCCGTTCAACCTTCCTTCAGAAACTCCTGCAATCTGGCCAGGATTTTTTGCACAGATGACAATGTCCCGGGGTGCATCTCATACATCAACCAG GAGCTCTCCTTCCTGGGATTGTCGCCTTACATGGAGACGAGCTCAGCAGGCATCGCCGGGCTGAACGCGGTCCCGGCTCTGAACGGCGCCTTTGAGATCCTGCAGATCCACAGACGCACGATGACCGCTTTCGAAGAGCTCGAGCGAGAGCATCTCAAGAAGTCCAGCTCTTTGGATAATCTGCAGTCGAGTAATTCAAGACTCCGG GATCAGCTGGAGCTATCCATACGGGAGAAATTGGGCCTCCACGAGACGGAGAGACAGCTGCAACTCAAAATCAAGACCCTTCAAAGCTGCCTGAAGACGGAAAAGGAAGAG GTTCAAAAGCTGCAGAGCATGGTGGCGAGCCGTGCGTCGCAGTACAGCCACGACGCCAAGAGGAAGGAGAGGGAGTCGGGCAAGCTCAAGGAACGCCTCAGCCAGCTTCTTGtggacagaaaagaaaaaagactcg CTATCGAAATGCTAAATAGCCTCGGACGAGCCGATGGTAAAAGGAGCCACTGGAAGACCACCAAAGTCACGACCAG CCACGAAGGGCAGATGTACAAGTCCATGCTGCGCGACTACGAAGCTAGCCGGCTCTCGCTAATGGAGGAGAATGCCGAGCTGAAGAAGGTCCTACAGcagatgaaaaaagaaatgattcaTATCCTGAGTCCGTGCCAAGCACCCCGTCGAGGCGCTGACATAAGCCAAGAGATG tTGGATTCTGATGGGGAGAAAACCGCCGACTCTAGCGGGGAAATCCTGGACCTGTCATGCGACCAAGCGAGGGAGCAACTTACCAACAGCATTCGCCAGCAATGGAGGAAACTCAGGAGCCATGTGGAGAAGATGGACCACCAAA TTCACAATCGAGCCGACTCCGATCGGGAGGTGATCCTGCGGGAAACCCACGAAGATGAGATGGAGAAGATGAGGCGCGAAGTGCAGCAGTGCAAAGAGTTCATTCACGCCCAGCAGCAACTCCTCCAG CAACAACTGGACGAGTCGTTGGACCACGAGACGGCCGAGCTCCTCAACGGCGGCTATACCTTGGAGGAGAAAGAGCGCCTCAAGGAGGAGTGGAGGCTCTTTGAGGAGCAGAAGCGAAACTTTGCGCGGGAGAGGAAGTACTTCACCGAGGCGGCCATCCGCCTTGGTCGAGAG AAGAAGGTCTTTGAGGAGGACCGCGCCTCTTGGCTGAAAAGTCAGTTTTTGAACATGACGCCCTTCACCGACCGTAGTCGATGCTCCTCCACGGATGGTTTCGGCGCTTTATCCATCA GAAGCGAGCCCGAGAGAAGAACACCTTCTTCCAAAAGACAGACGTCCAAATCCTCAAACTGCACGCCGTTCTCCACTCCGAAAGCCGCTTGGACACCGAGAGACGCGGCGCCGCCTTCCACCGCTGAACTTTACCGGACACTCCGCCTTATTCCGGATTGCAG TCCTGCCGGGTTTTTAAATCGAGGACAACGGCGAGAGCGCGCCAGCATCGCCGGCGACGTCAGAGACGCGCAAGTCGTGGACAAAAATCCAGTCCACATGGAAGACTTGAGTATATTTTCTCTCGGGGATGTTGACAACGTTCTAACTTGA
- the mcoln3a gene encoding mucolipin-3: MEESEPLLASRSGTRCNWRLGTPNMDAGVVEDLRRRLKYFFMNPCQKYKARGRKPWKLMLQILKIALITAQLVSFGLSNEMMVTFKDENLMTFRHLFLRGFKDHQLGGHVLHTKTDVYENIDYIVDRYIHLQNLTLGNLAYARTDGEYTPLLVCQLLYRNSNVDPGNETFYIDPHVDTECISIYPELSLDNVSLATVRNFSLDFKRLLSIKVYFTLKTINLQTVRHHELPDCYVFRVAITFDNHAHSGNIKVAVENNVTINECRDWNVEGTSGKNDYLLLFFDSLVILACFVSLILCLRSVINGIQLQFEFNTFFHAYYNKIVTWADRMEFVNGWYILIIVSDTLTIAGSAFKIGIQTKFMTSYDECSILLGTATMLVWVGVIRYLGFFKKYNILILTLRAAFPNVIRFCCCVAMIYLGYCFCGWIVLGPYHDKFRTLDKVTECLFSLINGDDMYATFMKMRDNGYFVWLFSRLYLYSFISLFIYMVLSLFIALITDTYETIKHHQQEKVPISQLQAFIAECRDEPDSGRYKIDEEPFSCSLVACFCCGCEEKM; this comes from the exons ATGGAGGAGTCGGAGCCCCTTTTGGCCTCCCGTTCGGGGACCAGGTGCAACTGGAGACTGGGCACCCCCAACATGGACGCCGGGGTGGTGGAGGACCTGAGACGCAGACTCAAGTACTTCTTCATGAACCCTTGCCAGAAATACAAAGCCCGAGGACGCAAGCCGTGGAAGTTGATGCTGCAGATCTTGAAAATCGCACTCATCACCGCTCAG CTGGTCTCCTTCGGGCTGAGCAACGAGATGATGGTCACCTTCAAGGATGAAAACCTGATGACGTTCCGACACCTCTTTTTGAGAGGGTTCAAGGACCACCAGCTGGGAGGACACGTTTTGCACACCAAAACGGACGTTTACGAGAACATCGACTACATTGTGGATAGG TACATCCATCTTCAAAACCTGACGCTGGGCAATCTGGCGTACGCGAGGACCGATGGCGAGTACACGCCGTTGTTGGTCTGCCAATTGTTGTACAGGAACAGCAACGTAGACCCCGGAAATGAGACCTTCTACATCGACCCGCACGTTGACACAG AATGCATTTCCATCTACCCTGAGCTGTCATTGGACAACGTCAGTCTGGCGACGGTCCGGAACTTTTCATTGGACTTCAAAAG gTTGCTGTCAATCAAGGTTTACTTCACCCTAAAAACGATTAATCTCCAAACCGTGAGGCACCACGAGCTTCCCGACTGTTACGTATTCCGCGTGGCG aTTACGTTTGACAACCACGCCCACAGCGGGAACATCAAGGTGGCCGTGGAAAATAACGTGACCATCAACGAATGCAGGGATTGGAACGTGGAAGGCACCT CTGGGAAAAATGACTACCTCCTGCTTTTCTTCGATTCTCTGGTCATTCTCGCCTGCTTCGTCTCGCTGATCTTGTGCTTGCGTTCCGTTATCAACGGAATCCAACTGCAATTT GAGTTTAACACGTTCTTTCACGCCTACTACAACAAAATTGTGACATGGGCCGACCGCATGGAGTTTGTCAACGGCTGGTACATCCTCATCATCGTTAGCGACACGCTAACCATCGCCGGCTCGGCTTTTAAGATCGGAATACAGACAAag TTCATGACCAGCTACGACGAGTGCAGTATTTTGCTGGGCACGGCGACCATGTTGGTGTGGGTGGGGGTGATCCGCTACCTCGGTTTCttcaaaaaatacaat atcctCATCTTGACTCTGAGGGCGGCTTTCCCAAACGTGATCCGATTCTGCTGTTGCGTCGCCATGATCTACCTTGGCTACTGTTTCTGTGGTTGGATTGTGCTTGGGCCGTACCATGACAAa TTCCGAACACTGGACAAGGTGACGGAGTGCCTCTTCTCGCTGATCAACGGCGACGACATGTACGCCACCTTCATGAAAATGCGAGACAACGGCTACTTCGTGTGGCTCTTCAGTCGCCTCTACCTCTACTCCTTCATCTCTCTCTTCATCTACATGGTGCTCAGCCTCTTCATCGCCCTCATCACGGACACCTACGAGACTATTAAG CATCACCAGCAAGAAAAAGTGCCAATTTCTCAGCTCCAGGCCTTCATTGCAGAATGCAGAGACGAGCCGGACTCCGGACGCTACAAAATAGACGAGGAGCCTTTTTCTTGCTCTCTCGTGGCTTGCTTTTGCTGTGGATGTGAGGAGAAGATGTAA
- the gng5 gene encoding guanine nucleotide-binding protein G(I)/G(S)/G(O) subunit gamma-5 yields the protein MSSSNNLVTMKKVVQQLRFEASINRVKVSQAAADLQQFCMQNAMQDPLLTGVSSSTNPFRPQKVCSFL from the exons ATGTCGAGTTCCAACAACCTGGTAACCATGAAAAAGGTCGTTCAACAGCTCCGCTTCGAGGCGAGCATCAACAGAGTAAAG GTGTCCCAAGCAGCCGCAGACCTCCAGCAGTTCTGCATGCAGAACGCCATGCAAGACCCCCTGCTCACCGGCGTGTCGTCCAGCACCAACCCGTTCCGGCCGCAGAAGGTCTGCTCCTTTTTGTGA
- the LOC144085836 gene encoding olfactory receptor 5F1-like, whose product MANSSSPITTLSLSGLNFPLIHRAVIFALVLLCYVTILGNNLTLIFLVVGDRKLHKPMYVFLCNLCANAVWGSAGFYPKLLSDLLSRHVISPAGCMLQGYVIHASSSCDFSILGLMAFDRYVALCRPLAYRAFMSTRTVSLLVLASWSLPLLCMFSNSMSLVGKKLCGSHVERLYCVNLALSKLTCAPARAHGVIAAVNIGFFLGIFLLILYSYARLIQMCAPCPRMWKRFRGTCTPHVACLLVYAVAELVDLVDMRVGGADLNVHLHNFMTVEFLVFPPVMNPLIYGLQLTHIRKKIVGVFRGRKKTGAF is encoded by the coding sequence ATGGCAAACTCCTCCTCCCCGATCACGACGCTGAGCCTCTCGGGTTTGAACTTCCCGCTGATCCACCGGGCGGTCATTTTCGCTCTAGTTCTACTTTGCTACGTGACCATCCTCGGCAACAACCTGACGCTGATCTTCCTGGTGGTGGGCGACCGCAAGCTCCACAAACCCATGTACGTGTTCCTGTGCAACCTGTGCGCCAACGCCGTGTGGGGCTCGGCGGGGTTCTACCCCAAACTCCTGTCCGACCTCTTGTCGCGGCACGTCATCTCGCCGGCGGGCTGCATGCTGCAGGGCTACGTCATCCACGCTTCCTCGTCCTGCGACTTCTCCATCCTGGGCCTGATGGCGTTCGACCGCTACGTGGCCCTGTGCCGACCCCTGGCCTACCGGGCCTTCATGAGCACGCGGACCGTGTCCCTCCTGGTCTTGGCCTCCTGGTCTTTGCCCCTCCTCTGCATGTTCTCCAACAGCATGTCGCTGGTGGGTAAGAAGCTATGCGGTTCACACGTGGAACGCCTCTACTGCGTCAACCTGGCGCTGTCCAAGCTGACGTGCGCGCCGGCCCGGGCGCACGGCGTGATCGCGGCGGTCAACATCGGATTCTTCTTGGGGATCTTCCTCCTCATTCTGTATTCCTACGCCCGCCTGATCCAAATGTGCGCGCCGTGCCCGCGGATGTGGAAGCGTTTCCGGGGGACGTGCACGCCGCACGTGGCCTGCCTGCTGGTTTACGCCGTGGCCGAGCTGGTGGACTTGGTGGACATGCGAGTGGGCGGGGCCGACTTGAACGTGCATCTTCACAACTTCATGACGGTGGAGTTTTTAGTTTTCCCGCCGGTGATGAACCCGCTCATCTACGGGTTGCAGTTGACGCACATACGGAAGAAGATAGTGGGGGTTTTTCGGGGGAGAAAGAAGACGGGCGCCTTTTAG
- the bcl10 gene encoding B-cell lymphoma/leukemia 10: protein MDVPQLTEDEMAEIKKDVLTRMRHYLCEKIRARCHLDYLRSRRILTRDDAEEINSKNTQTGRTGWLLDILTENPRGLDVLIDSIRELRSQNFVIHKITDEVQKAKNEKLESLRAAASSSSADNSLTPPCSSQDLSAMFSNQSTLLFRADGQRSPSTLNIGALPKVNSLANGGVLTSVGSAATATTSSGLPRPGDPGAPALPEEDELLPESLPESPSEAEEASPGSTGSAADPNFQPLRSRCLTPAANRSNF, encoded by the exons ATGGATGTTCCTCAACTCACCGAAGATGAAATGGCCGAGATAAAAAAAGAC GTGCTGACCCGCATGCGACACTACCTCTGCGAAAAGATCCGGGCGCGATGCCACCTGGATTACCTGCGTTCTCGCCGCATCCTGACGCGAGACGACGCCGAGGAGATCAACAGCAAGAACACGCAGACCGGCCGGACGGGCTGGTTGCTGGACATTCTCACCGAGAACCCGAGGGGCCTCGACGTCCTGATCGACTCCATCCGGGAGCTTCGCTCTCAAAACTTTGTGATTCACAAAATCACCGACGAGGTGCAGAAAGCCAAGAATGAGAAGCTGGAGTCTCTCAGAG CCGCAGCTTCCAGTTCCTCGGCCGACAACAGCCTCACCCCCCCGTGCAGCAGCCAGGACCTCTCCGCTATGTTCTCCAACCAATCCACCTTGCTCTTCCGAGCCGACGGACAACGAAGCCCCTCCACTTTGAACATCGGCGCCCTGCCCAAAGTGAACTCGCTGGCAAACGGTGGCGTTCTGACCTCGGTCGgttccgccgccaccgccaccacctCCTCGGGTCTCCCCAGGCCGGGAGACCCGGGGGCCCCCGCGCTGCCCGAGGAGGACGAGCTGCTGCCGGAGTCGTTGCCGGAGTCGCCCTCCGAGGCCGAAGAGGCCTCGCCGGGGTCGACCGGCAGCGCAGCGGACCCCAACTTTCAACCCCTCCGCTCGCGATGTCTCACTCCTGCGGCGAACCGGAGCAACTTTTAG